The following DNA comes from Marinilabiliales bacterium.
GCAGGAACAGCCCCTTCTTCTTTTCAAGATTGGCTTTGTCGGATTTCTTGAGTTCCATTTTCTTATTTTTTTGAGGGCTTAAAAATAACCAATAACTATTTATTTTCAAACCTATTTATAACTTTTCTCTGTTGCGTTGCCGTTTATTCTCTGCAACGGCCGGATTTAACCGGCTAATTAACAAAGCAAAGCTAATAAAAAAACAGAAAAACGGGTGGTATTATTATATATTATGGCAGGAATCTGAAATAAAAAGGCAGTTCTGTATACGCTATTCGAGCTGGAATCTTACCGGAAAATGAAATGCAACCCTTACGGGCTTTCCTCTCTGCCTTCCAGGGGTCCAGGCCGGGGAGCTGCTTATCACCCTTACAGCCTCATTATCGAGAGACCGGTCTACCCCTCTCATTACAGTTACATCAGAAACAGAGCCATCGGCATTGACAATAAACCTTACCGTTACAGTTCCCTGGATGCCGTTTTCTGCTGCGATCGTCGGGTACTTCAGGTTGCTGAAAATCCAACGGCGGAAATCCTCCTGTCCGCCACCCCGGAAATCAGGCATGTCTTCTACAATTATGAAAACATCCTGATCATCTTCCTCATCTTCTGCCTGGATAATGATATTTGAAAAATCGATTCGTGTGTCTGCCCGTCCCTCGACATCATCAATTATGAGCTCATCGTCAATATCAACATCATCTTCGACAATATTGAGGACCTCGGTCACCTGTGGCGGCGGTGGTGGTGGCGGGGGCTGTATCTCCTCCGGCCGTGTTATTGGGATGATCTCCTCCTCCATGATGACATCGGCAAGTTCGCCAAGAGATCCCGTGGTTACTTCCCGTGTTGTCCATTCAAATGCTATCAACAGCAGTGCCAGTACTGCAGCGAGGCCTGCCTGGAAAAAGAGTGCTTTTCTGCTTTCCAGGTCCGCTTTTTTTGACTTTTTGGTTTCCATGGCGCTGTTTTTTTTATGTTTTGAATCATCTGGAATTCTTCCGTACGGTGCCGGGGCACCTACAACAATTGCCAGCATAACCTTATTCGGTGCGCACACAATTTCAACCTTAACCGGCTCGCCTTCAACTTAACCCGGGCTGTTACCAATAGGTGCCGGGGCACCTCCAACCGCTTCAATGAACACCTTCAACTACAAACTTAGTAATAAAACATAAGTTAAACAACTAAAAAACTAGTTATTTTTATAATAAATTATGGATTTTGCTCATAGCTGATGTACACGGTTAATTGGAACTCCATCATCTGCCGCTCACGGGCAGATATCAATTTGCTGACTTACTTTACATTAAGAGTTTTTTCAGCGCTGCTTTTGAATAACACAAAAAAGTATTAATTTAGCACGGCGAAAAAACGGGGATTTAGCTCAGTTGGCTAGAGCGTTTGGCTGGCAGCCAAAAGGTCAGGGGTTCGACTCCCCTAATCTCCACAGACCGGATAGCAAGACTGCCCCAATCATCTGGATTGGGGCAGTCTTATTAAAAGCCAATACACAATAACTCCGGGGTATCCCGGCCTGATTATGGAAAGAAGAAAATGGGTTTTGTACCTGCATGAGATATTGAACAGTGTGACACACGGCATCGGGGTTCTGCTGAGTATTGCGGGACTGGTACTGCTGGTAGTGTTTGCAAGCATCAGGGAGCCTGATGCATGGAAAATAGTGAGCTTTTCCGTATACGGGTTCAGCCTTATAATGATGTACACGGCATCAACCCTCTATCATGCTTTCAGGGACAAGAAGACGAAGCACTTTCTGAATCTTTTCGATCACGCATCGATATACGTGCTGATTGCAGGCACCTATACCCCCTTTACGCTGGTCTCGATGAGGGGGCCGTGGGGATGGACGATCTTCGGGGTGATCTGGGGGCTGGCTCTGGGCGGGGTTATATTTAAGCTATTTTTCTACAGCGACAGGCTACGAGTTGTATCTGCAATAATATACGTTGCCATGAGCTGGATCATCGTTATCGCCATCGGCCCCCTGATCAGGAATGTTCCGGCGGGCGGACTTTACTGGCTCCTTGCAGGCGGCGTCTTTTACAGCGCCGGTGTATGGTTCTATATACGCAGGCAAAAAAGGTTCAACCACGTTATATGGCACCTGTTTGTGCTGGCAGGAAGCATCAGCCACTTTTTCGCCATCTTCTACCACGTTCTGCCTCACTGATCGCCCCGGACTTCAAACCCCGGACACCCATCCCCGGGCATCCACCCCCAGGCACCCGGGCCCCGGCCCAAAACAACCCTCTCAACGATTGCCGCTCCCCCTGCTCCTTGCTGCCCGGCAACCCCCAGGCCCCTACTCAATTACTTTCAGCATCTCGTCAATATCGCGTGACTGTTTCCGGGCGGGGACCTTATCGGGCCTGCCTACTGCCACAAACGCCACAAGCAGGTATTTCTCCTCCAGTCCGAGCATCTTGCTGAGGGTTTCCCCGGCCATCATCGGCGCGCTGAGCCAGCACGCCCCGTAATTCATATCGACGGCCGCCAGCAGGATATTCTGGATGCAGGCACCGGCGCTCTGGAAGTCGGGATAGTTTCGCTGCCTGTTTATCTCATCATGGTCCATGACAACCCCTTTCTCCAGCACCGATTCATAGGGTTCCATGGCCACGGCAATAAGTGCCGGGGCATCCTGGAAAAAGGTTGCGAACCATTCAACCTGCGACCTGACATTTTTTGCCGCCTTTGATTCGTTCGCCGGTATC
Coding sequences within:
- a CDS encoding nitroreductase family protein, producing the protein MPMGNPGQFINNPAEVCIIAPVSGKAGSYTGRDIENNKQRSMELKKVIEGRSSIRVYKQESVPLNDLREMVRLGSLAPSVANFQPWKFIIVTNRELMTDMATQVARKLEEIPANESKAAKNVRSQVEWFATFFQDAPALIAVAMEPYESVLEKGVVMDHDEINRQRNYPDFQSAGACIQNILLAAVDMNYGACWLSAPMMAGETLSKMLGLEEKYLLVAFVAVGRPDKVPARKQSRDIDEMLKVIE
- a CDS encoding hemolysin D, encoding MHEILNSVTHGIGVLLSIAGLVLLVVFASIREPDAWKIVSFSVYGFSLIMMYTASTLYHAFRDKKTKHFLNLFDHASIYVLIAGTYTPFTLVSMRGPWGWTIFGVIWGLALGGVIFKLFFYSDRLRVVSAIIYVAMSWIIVIAIGPLIRNVPAGGLYWLLAGGVFYSAGVWFYIRRQKRFNHVIWHLFVLAGSISHFFAIFYHVLPH
- a CDS encoding energy transducer TonB, whose protein sequence is METKKSKKADLESRKALFFQAGLAAVLALLLIAFEWTTREVTTGSLGELADVIMEEEIIPITRPEEIQPPPPPPPPQVTEVLNIVEDDVDIDDELIIDDVEGRADTRIDFSNIIIQAEDEEDDQDVFIIVEDMPDFRGGGQEDFRRWIFSNLKYPTIAAENGIQGTVTVRFIVNADGSVSDVTVMRGVDRSLDNEAVRVISSSPAWTPGRQRGKPVRVAFHFPVRFQLE